The Streptomyces racemochromogenes DNA segment CGGGGGCCGCACCAACGCGCGCCCGCACACTTCTTCGCCCCCTTCACGACACTGGAGCCCGCCATGGCCATCGAGGTCCGCATCCCGACCATCCTCCGCACCTACACCGACGGCGAGAAGGCCGTGAACGGCGAGGGCGCCACCCTCTCCGAGCTGTTCGCGGACCTGGACACCCGCCACCAGGGCATCGAGGCGCGCATCGTCGAGGACGGCAAGCTGCGCCGCTTCGTGAACGTCTACCTCAACGACGAGGACGTCCGCTTCATCGACGGCATCTCCACCGCCCTCAAGGACGGCGACAGCGTCACCATCCTCCCGGCCGTGGCCGGCGGCTCGAAGTAATGCGCTACGACTCCCCCCTCGCGGCGGTCGGCAACACCCCGCTCGTGCGCCTGCCCCGGCTGTCCCCCTCCGAGGACGTCCGGATCTGGGCCAAGCTGGAGGACCGCAACCCGACCGGCTCGATCAAGGACCGCCCCGCGCTCCACATGGTCGAGCAGGCGGAGAAGGACGGCCGCCTGTACCCCGGCTGCACCATCCTGGAGCCCACTTCCGGCAACACGGGCATCTCGCTCGCCATGGCCGCGAAGCTCAAGGGCTACCGGATCGTGTGCGTGATGCCGGAGAACACCTCGCAGGAGCGGCGCGACCTTCTCGCGATGTGGGGAGCCGAGATCATCCCGTCGCCGGCCGCGGGCGGTTCGAACACCGCCGTGCGGGTGGCGAAGGAGCTGGCCGAGCAGAACCCCTCCTGGGTGATGCTCTACCAGTACGGCAACCCGGACAACGCGGGCGCCCACTACGCCACCACCGGCCCGGAGATCCTCGCCGACCTCCCCTCCGTCACCCACTTCGTGGCGGGCCTGGGCACCACCGGCACCCTCATGGGCGTCGGCCGCTACCTCCGCGAGCACGTGCCC contains these protein-coding regions:
- a CDS encoding MoaD/ThiS family protein encodes the protein MAIEVRIPTILRTYTDGEKAVNGEGATLSELFADLDTRHQGIEARIVEDGKLRRFVNVYLNDEDVRFIDGISTALKDGDSVTILPAVAGGSK
- a CDS encoding PLP-dependent cysteine synthase family protein, which encodes MRYDSPLAAVGNTPLVRLPRLSPSEDVRIWAKLEDRNPTGSIKDRPALHMVEQAEKDGRLYPGCTILEPTSGNTGISLAMAAKLKGYRIVCVMPENTSQERRDLLAMWGAEIIPSPAAGGSNTAVRVAKELAEQNPSWVMLYQYGNPDNAGAHYATTGPEILADLPSVTHFVAGLGTTGTLMGVGRYLREHVPGVKIVAAEPRYDDLVYGLRNLDEGFVPELYDASVLTTRYSVGSADAVTRTRELLRQEGIFAGVSTGAALHAAIGVGRKAVAAGESADIVFVVADGGWKYLSTGVYTAATTEEAIEVLQGQLWA